The genomic segment TGAGCTCAAGGCAAGCCCATCCTTTTCCCTTATTATGGGAAGGGTTTTTATTTCTATATCAAAATTAAGTTCGGCTACCATCTTTTTGATAATTATTGCCTGCTGAAAATCCTTTTCTCCAAAATATGCCCTATGGGGCTTTACAATATTAAAAAGCTTTGCTACAACCGTGAGGACACCTTGAAAGTGTGTTGGTCTATTTCTTCCGCATAGCAAACCTTCAAAATTTGGCATCCTTACAAATGTCTCCTGCTTTTTTGGATATAGGTCTTTTAACCTAGGATGAAAGAGATAATCAACACCCAAATCTCCTGCTAATTTAAAATCTTTTTGATATGGCCTTGGGTATCTTTTGTAGTCTTCCTGCGGTCCAAATTGCAAGGGATTGACAAATATGGACAAAACCAAAAAATCATTCTCTTTTTTTGCTTTTTCTATTAAGGAGAGGTGTCCCTTATGCAAAGCACCCATTGTTGGAACAAAGCCAATTTTTCCTTTTTGTCGCAGGTCATCACAGACCTCCTGCATTTCTTTTGGGATTTTTATCTCTTTCAACTAAAACCTTATAAGAAGGGAGACCCGGTG from the bacterium genome contains:
- the panC gene encoding pantoate--beta-alanine ligase, encoding MKEIKIPKEMQEVCDDLRQKGKIGFVPTMGALHKGHLSLIEKAKKENDFLVLSIFVNPLQFGPQEDYKRYPRPYQKDFKLAGDLGVDYLFHPRLKDLYPKKQETFVRMPNFEGLLCGRNRPTHFQGVLTVVAKLFNIVKPHRAYFGEKDFQQAIIIKKMVAELNFDIEIKTLPIIREKDGLALSS